One window of the Tachypleus tridentatus isolate NWPU-2018 chromosome 10, ASM421037v1, whole genome shotgun sequence genome contains the following:
- the LOC143228198 gene encoding uncharacterized protein LOC143228198, which yields MKPTTMLYLKSIVLTVLLAGLIRGGDVEEPVASAPKPPSPGFLRFYFAQPKFKHGYGYGKQPEGFQSRLNLGSDGRPKNLNFGQPFQGGQKPDGQPPYGDAEGGLPQDIQKQLQRNAPYLGPGASVSSDQLPRGPPGGGRPDVASLYGGGQQDGPLQRPPASFPKQASPYSAAIQGLRGVSLGAIPRESGPQGRGPGAQFSPAGISLAALKGSAEDFEGKISSAGEGGNGQQRGYGPPPRGFPPVVGPPSDYFRAQGPENGVKNRGAANLPIGVAGVYGK from the coding sequence GTTCTCACAGTTCTGCTGGCTGGTCTCATCAGGGGAGGGGACGTGGAAGAACCCGTAGCTTCAGCTCCTAAACCACCATCACCTGGGTTTTTAAGGTTCTATTTTGCCCAACCAAAGTTTAAACACGGATATGGATACGGAAAACAACCGGAAGGATTCCAAAGTCGGTTGAACCTAGGATCTGACGGCAGAccaaaaaatttaaactttgggCAACCATTTCAAGGAGGCCAGAAACCCGATGGTCAACCTCCATATGGTGATGCAGAAGGGGGACTTCCACAAGATATACAAAAGCAGTTACAAAGGAATGCCCCTTACTTAGGACCAGGTGCAAGTGTTAGCAGTGATCAACTTCCAAGAGGTCCGCCTGGTGGCGGCAGGCCAGATGTGGCATCTTTGTATGGTGGAGGACAGCAAGATGGCCCACTTCAAAGGCCTCCAGCCTCGTTTCCAAAGCAGGCTTCACCATACTCAGCCGCTATTCAAGGGTTACGTGGTGTATCACTGGGTGCCATTCCCCGTGAAAGTGGACCACAAGGTCGTGGTCCAGGAGCACAGTTTTCGCCAGCAGGCATATCGCTGGCAGCTTTGAAAGGTAGCGCCGAGGACTTTGAAGGCAAAATCAGTTCAGCAGGTGAAGGTGGTAACGGACAACAAAGAGGTTATGGACCACCTCCAAGAGGATTTCCACCAGTAGTTGGACCTCCATCAGACTATTTTAGAGCCCAAGGGCCTGAAAATGGCGTGAAAAATAGAGGTGCAGCCAATCTGCCTATAGGAGTAGCTGGTGTGTACGGAAAATAG